The segment ACTGGGTGCTAGCAGATGCcaaatataatttactttttaatgttggattttatttaggattgGAGTcgggataaataaaaaaaaacacttgtacTTTTTTTGAGATTGTACTCTTGCCCTCACTCACAATTCACTCAGAAAATAATGATTTCCCCAGGATGATAAACGACTCCGCCCTGAACCCGTCAAAAAACATCTTCATGAAAGTTGTCTAACAAGTCTTTTCCGATGGTAGATTCAACTGGGGCCGAGTGGTTGCGCTCTTTTACTTCGCCTGTCGACTCGTCATAAAAGTATGTGAAAGCTCCTCTGCTGTTCATCTGTTTGGGATTATTActgaataatttttgtttttccatccattttctaggGCCTTATAATCAAAATGGCTGATGTCAACAGAACAATAATTAACCGGACAATAGACTACCTCCAGTATCACGTGATCAACTGGATAAGAGAGCAAGGCGGCTGGGTAAGGAATCATTAATTACTTCTGATGGTGTTTACAAACAGAACTGTGTAAAACTCACCAGGAACCCTAAGAGTAAAAGTAGCTTCTTGTGATGTCATTTTAGGAAAATATGTAGCATTTATGCAATTCCAAGATTTTTCTTAGTATTTTGCCTCTATGCGATAAAA is part of the Poecilia reticulata strain Guanapo unplaced genomic scaffold, Guppy_female_1.0+MT scaffold_589, whole genome shotgun sequence genome and harbors:
- the LOC103461094 gene encoding LOW QUALITY PROTEIN: apoptosis regulator BAX-like (The sequence of the model RefSeq protein was modified relative to this genomic sequence to represent the inferred CDS: substituted 1 base at 1 genomic stop codon), which translates into the protein MINDSALNPSKNIFMKVVXQVFSDGRFNWGRVVALFYFACRLVIKGLIIKMADVNRTIINRTIDYLQYHVINWIREQGGWEGIRSYFGTPTWQTLGVFLAGVLTTALVMRKM